The genomic stretch AGCAGCTGATTGGTCTCATTAAAGCCTAACGACCTGAGAGCGGCAACATCCCCTGAAGTGCTTACTCAATAATGGAAAGCACTGTCCGCTGTATTCCCGTGTCCGCGATCGCGCTTTCAAAGTACTGAACTCTATTATAGCTTCTTCGCATGTTGGAACGGAGTGTTGGCTCATGATGCTACGCATATTGGCGACGATGCTGTTGCCGCTCGGTGTGAGCGCCTGTTCGGGACAGCATGTGATGTTCGCCCATCCGAACACCATTCCCGATGCGCCAGGCGAGGCGCGAGTCTTCCTAGATGCCAGAGGGGATCTGTATCCGAAGTCTGGCCTGCCGGCGGTGTACGTTCTGCCCGAGCGGGCGAATGGCAGCCTCTTCGAAGCCGCCCGGGGCGCCGACCCTCAGCTTTGCCGAGACGTTGGCTTCGATACTGAGATGGCTGAATTGTGTGCGGCTGTCGCGCCCGCCTGCAGCGGCACTTCGACCGAGGCTTGCTTCGAGCGATGGGAGGGGGTGCAAGCAAGTATCTGGAAGCGGCGAGGTGAAGCCATTGCAGCACGCTTCTCGCAAAGTCGCGAGCCGACAATCGGCGTTCTAATACACGGCTTTAACAATTGGTACCGGGAGAGCCAGGCAAACTACGCGACCGCGGAAAAGCAGTTTCGCCGGTTCCAGCCTGACGGGCGAGATGTGTTTTTTGTCGAGGTCTACTGGGACGGCTGTCGGGGCAACGACAAGGGGATCGGGTGCTGGGGCAAGGCGCAGTCAACCGGGCCGCTGGCCGGCTTCGCGCTGCGGCAGCTGTTCAATTCAGTCACGGAGGCGCGGCCACCGGTTGCCCCTCAACTGCACTGGCGCGTTCTCACCCATAGCTCGGGCGCGTTCGTTGCCGGGGCGATTTTCGGGGACCCTATCGCTGCGCTTCCGCAACTCCAGGATCCGACTACCAATCGCTGGTATGCACGGTTCGCCAAGCATCGGACGAGTGATGCCGGTCCGACACGGATTCCACAGCTTGCGAACGTCAAGCTCGGCATGTTCGCACCGGCGACACCCGGCATCACATTCAGCGGCACGCAGGCGCACCGCGGCGGCATTCTCACGCGAGGGCTGACAGTGATGACTGTCGTGCAGCGTGACGACAGCGCGGTGAACAAGCTCTTCATCGGATGCCAACGGTTCGGCGCGTCTTGCCTTGGAGCCAAGCGAGAGCAGGTGTGCGCCCTTCAAAGCGCAGTCGCTTCGAGCGGCACGGATGCCACAGTGATAGGGTATGACTTCACGCGCCCCAAAACGCTGTGGGGGAACGAGACGGACCTGCACGATTACTCCGTTTACGTGCGGCAGGCGGCCGACAAGTCCACGTTCTTCCGAGATTTCATGCTGACCGGACCGCTACCGGAAGACGCCGGACTCCTGCTTGTGTGTCCGTAACGTCCGCCTCTGCAGGGACCGTCACGAGAAGTCGGCGATGTCGGCGGGCTGCATTGGGAGAAGAGAGGCCGGCGCGATGTCCTGCGCGACCAGTCCTGCAGCCCGGACGATCACCTGGCGCTGCCCGGAAACGGCGGCACCATCGACTTTACCCTGGACACGCCTGAGCGGCTCGATGCCTGGCATGCCGCCGGGGTCGCCAATAGCGGGCGGGCGATCAAGGATCCGTCTAGAGCTTCGTCTCCAGCGCCAGCAGCCGCGCCCGCACTTCCTCCGGGATCGGTACCGCCCGCCGCGCGTCCAGATCGACATGGACGCTCACCAGCTCGACCTGCGCGTGCAGCGCGCCGGTGTCGGCGTGGCACAGGTCCACGCGCATCGTCATGCTCGAATTGCCGACGCGGTCCACCCGCACCCACGCCTCGACCATGTCGTCGAAGCGTAGCGCCGCCTTGAACTCGACGGTGGCGCGGACGACGTTGAATTCGGCCTGCGTCCATATCGGGCCGAGATCGCCAAGGTCGGCCCAGCGCCAGAATTCGGTGATCCCGGCGTCCGCATATTCGAGATAGCGCGAGTTGAAGACGATCTTCTGCCCGTCGATCTCGGAATAGCGGACGCGGAATCGGGTGGAGAACCGGAACCCTTCGCGCAAGCTCAGCCTGCCTTTGCGCTCGGCGTGTTGACGCCCATCGACTGGAGGTATTTGCGGACGTTGCGCGCGGCCTGGCGGAGGCGCTGTTCGTTCTCGACCATCGCGATGCGCACGAACCCCTCGCCATTTTCGCCATAGCCGACGCCGGGGGCGACCGCGACCTTGGCCTCGGTCAGCAATTGCTTCGAGAATTCGAGGCTGCCGAGATGCGCGAGCGCAGGCGGCAGCGGCGCCCAGGCGAACATGCTGGCGGGCGGGGCGGGGATGTCCCACCCAGCGCGGGCGAAGCTTTCGACCAGCACGTCGCGGCGCTTGTGGTAGAGCTGGCGGTTGCGCTCGACAATGTCCTGCGGGCCGTTGAGCGCGGCGCAGGCGGCGGCCTGGATCGGGGTGAAGGCGCCGTAATCGAGGTACGACTTCACCCGCGTCATCGCCGCGATCAGCTTGGCATTGCCGACTGCGAAGCCCATCCGCCATCCGGCCATCGAATAGGTCTTGGACAGCGACGTGAATTCGATCGCGACGTCCTTCGCGCCCTTGACCTGGAGGATCGAGACGGTCGGCTTGCCGTCGAAATACAGCTCCGAATAAGCGAGGTCGGAGAGGATCCACACCTTGTTCTCACGCGCCCACGCCACCAGCCGCTCGTAAAAGGCGAGGTCCACCGTCTCCGCCGTCGGGTTCGACGGGTAGTTGACCACCAGCACGCTGGGGCGCGGCACGGTGAAGTTCATCGCGCGCTCGAGGCTCTCGAAATAATGCTCGTCGGGCGTGGTCGGCACTGCGCGGATCGTCGCGCCCGCGATGATGAAGCCGAAGGTGTGGATCGGATAGCTGGGGTTGGGCGCGAGCACGACGTCGCCGGGCGCAGTGATCGCGGTGGCGAGGCTGGCCAGCCCCTCCTTCGATCCCATCGTCACGACGACTTCGGTCTCGGGATCGACATCGACGCCGAAGCGACGGCCATAATAATTGGCCTGGGCGCGGCGCAGCCCGGGAATCCCCTTGGACTGCGAATAGCCATGGGCATCGGGCTTGCGCGCGACTTCGCACAGTTTCTCGATCACATGGTCGGGCGGCGGCAGGTCGGGATTGCCCATGCCGAGGTCGATAATGTCCTCACCCGCCGCGCGCGCCGCTGCCCGCATCGCATTGACTTCGGCGATGATATAGGGGGGCAAGCGCTTGATGCGGTAGAAGTCTTCGGACATTTCCTCGGCTTTCGGGGGTTTGAATGCGGCACCAGGCGTGCCGTGCGCGGGTTTCTACGCGATAAGTGCGGCTGCGGGAATGACGAGTTGCACAGGGCGCGCTAAAGCGGTGCCTGGAGAGGGACACATGGCCGAAACCGCGACGCCGACAATGGAAACCCCGGCACTGCCCAGCCTGGAGGATCTCCAGCACTGGACCTGGGTATTGGGCCGTGCGCAGCAGCTGATGCTCGAGCACGGGATGGACGTCGTCGAGCACGTTCCCGCCGCGCCGCCGTTCGGCGCGATGCTCGATCCGACCGCCGCGATGCGCGCGACTGCGGGCTTCTGGGCCGACACGATGCAGCTGTGGCAGCGCTTCGTCGACCCCGCGCATGCCGCACCGTTCGAGGAAACCCCCGAACAGGCGCGCGATAAGCGCTTCAAGGCGCCGCAATGGCGCGAACAGCCGCTGTTCGACTTTATCCGCCAGAGCTATTTCGTGATCGCGGACCATATGCTGAAGGGCGTCGACGCGCTCGAAGGCGTCGATCCGCGGCAGAAGGAGCAGATCCGCTTTGCGACCCAGGGCGTGATCGACGCGATCAGCCCGACCAATTTCCCCGCGACCAACCCGGTGGTGCTCGAACGCATCATCGAGACCAAGGGCGAGAGCCTGATCAAGGGGCTCCAGCACATGCTGGCCGATATGCAAAAGGGCCAGATGACGCAGACCGCCGAGGGCGCGTTCGAGCTGGGCCGCAATCTGGCGATGACGCCGGGGAAGGTCGTCAAGCGTACGCCGCTGTATGAGCTGATCCAGTACGCCCCGGCGACCGAGAGCGTGTACAAGACGCCGCTGGTGATTTTCCCGCCCTGGATCAATCGCTTCTACATCCTCGACCTGACCCCCGAGAAAAGCTTCATCCGCTGGGCGGTGGCGCAGGGGATGACGGTGTTCGTGGTGTCGTGGAAATCGGCCGACGCGTCGATGAAGGACGTGGTGTGGGACGATTATGTCGAGCGCGGCCAGATCGACGCGATCGATACCGTACGCGAGTTGCTGGATGTGGAGAGCGTCCACGCCATCGGCTATTGCGTCGCGGGGACGACGCTGGCGGCGACGCTGGCGGTGCTCGCGGCGGGG from Sphingomonas hengshuiensis encodes the following:
- a CDS encoding acyl-CoA thioesterase produces the protein MREGFRFSTRFRVRYSEIDGQKIVFNSRYLEYADAGITEFWRWADLGDLGPIWTQAEFNVVRATVEFKAALRFDDMVEAWVRVDRVGNSSMTMRVDLCHADTGALHAQVELVSVHVDLDARRAVPIPEEVRARLLALETKL
- a CDS encoding LL-diaminopimelate aminotransferase, whose protein sequence is MSEDFYRIKRLPPYIIAEVNAMRAAARAAGEDIIDLGMGNPDLPPPDHVIEKLCEVARKPDAHGYSQSKGIPGLRRAQANYYGRRFGVDVDPETEVVVTMGSKEGLASLATAITAPGDVVLAPNPSYPIHTFGFIIAGATIRAVPTTPDEHYFESLERAMNFTVPRPSVLVVNYPSNPTAETVDLAFYERLVAWARENKVWILSDLAYSELYFDGKPTVSILQVKGAKDVAIEFTSLSKTYSMAGWRMGFAVGNAKLIAAMTRVKSYLDYGAFTPIQAAACAALNGPQDIVERNRQLYHKRRDVLVESFARAGWDIPAPPASMFAWAPLPPALAHLGSLEFSKQLLTEAKVAVAPGVGYGENGEGFVRIAMVENEQRLRQAARNVRKYLQSMGVNTPSAKAG
- the phaC gene encoding class I poly(R)-hydroxyalkanoic acid synthase; this encodes MAETATPTMETPALPSLEDLQHWTWVLGRAQQLMLEHGMDVVEHVPAAPPFGAMLDPTAAMRATAGFWADTMQLWQRFVDPAHAAPFEETPEQARDKRFKAPQWREQPLFDFIRQSYFVIADHMLKGVDALEGVDPRQKEQIRFATQGVIDAISPTNFPATNPVVLERIIETKGESLIKGLQHMLADMQKGQMTQTAEGAFELGRNLAMTPGKVVKRTPLYELIQYAPATESVYKTPLVIFPPWINRFYILDLTPEKSFIRWAVAQGMTVFVVSWKSADASMKDVVWDDYVERGQIDAIDTVRELLDVESVHAIGYCVAGTTLAATLAVLAAGGQADRVKSATFFTAQVDFSEAGDLRVFIDDDQLAMIRSLGAEGFLDGRYMAATFNLLRGRDLIWNYVTQNYLMGQDYAPFDLLHWNSDVTNLPSAWHLSYLTDLYRDNKLIVPGALAIGGTPIDLTKVATPVYIQAGREDHIAPPNSVWKITHYFQGPLKFVLAGSGHIAGVVNPPASGKYQYWTNGEKVGTLAEFIAGATETKGSWWPDWAAWIDSIDAEKVDAKDARVPGKGRLKPIADAPGTYVTTR